Within bacterium, the genomic segment GCCGCGGCCATGTGGAACTCCAGCTTGCGCACCTTGTTGCCCGACAGGCCGAAGCCGGTCAGGTCGTCACGCTTCACCCAGATGTGGGGACCTCCCCAGGCCTC encodes:
- a CDS encoding D-cysteine desulfhydrase family protein, with translation MADTPTTQSIPQVELAFKPTPLHYFPRLREAWGGPHIWVKRDDLTGFGLSGNKVRKLEFHMAAA